CAACTTGTTTATATGTGATTGGTTCATTGGATCTGTGGTTgatacaaatgtgtgcaaagcTTTGTTTATATTCTACTGgtgttaaaaacacacaatttgaCAACcatggtgtttccattaaatacgTAACACAATTAAACTCATGactaagtttgttttaagtcattaaaacaTGCTGTGCCACCAGGCATGTTGTCTTgattttcatcagtattaacatccagctgttgatcatgtgacgtaaaaaactgtttacatttttacaaaataaactaattcctatatgactgaaaaaccaccaaaacttatcaaaaacatgttttttaataagttgCTGTTAAGCACATTTATTGTCGTAATTCTAATTTGTGTAATTAtctggtcaatggaaatgcagctgctgttCTGGTGTTGCTTGTCTTCATCTCATCCTCTGCTCTCCCTCAGTGATCTGCCTGGATGTCAAAGGCTTTGTTGGGAAAAGTGTCCTGCTGCCCTGCTCTTATAATAGCTCTAAAAAGGTGAACGTGTTCTGGAGGGACAGACACAACAATGTTCTGCTTGACATCAAGGATGGTTCTGAGGACCTGACGTACCAGGACCAGAGCTATAAAGGTCGAGTGTCCAGCTTCCCAACAGAATATCAGAACAAGAACTACTCCATCACCCTGAAGAACCTGAAGGAGAACGACACTGGAACCTATGAGTGCAACATCAACTTTGATGGTGAAGAAATAACAAACCACATCAAGTTGGAGGGTGAGTTGATGTTTctgtgaagcagcagagcagaaaccaGTCAGAAAGTTTGCTGTGAGTCAGATGACTGTTGCTGGttattgctgggtttcagacacGTGATGTGacatcagtcaatcaatcaatcagtcaatcaatcaatcaatcaaatgttatttgtatagcacatttcagcagcaaggcatttcaaagtgctttacatcattacaaacacagaaacacaatgcaacatagaatcaataatcaaaacatgacattaattcaggttccatcaataaatttataattgattacatttcaaataaccaggtgggtttttagtggagtttcatccataaaggtttacctgttacactcctactgtgttatatggaacaacatacctgctgctatttttattcccactcacagtcacacagtttaaaaagaTGTAAACAGAATTTTAATGGCTTCTGGCACCAGGTTCTGTTCACCTCTTACACTGAGCTGGGCCGCCGCCGGCCCTCACAGAGTTTTGTTCAAtttcaacatagaatcaacaatcagacCATGACATTAGGGCTAACCCTACCCTATGACCatcattaaatgtgtaattgattacgtttcaaatacaatgaTACAATACATGATGCACGAAATTCAGATGGGATCACAAAGTTTATTTCTCTGGTTCAAAGCAAAATGGATCACAGCGAATAGCTAATGCCCTACATAGGCTGAAACAGACGAGACATCGCGAAAAAATATGCATGTATTTAGGATATGATCCGTATTATCTTGGTAAAAAGACTTCTCTTATAATCTTGAGGATTTACCTGCATCCAGGTGATCCACATAACTAACTACCTGGAGCTGCAGACCTCATATTATACGACCAGCCAggagaaagttttcaaaagcctggagaataaaatcatttagtttCAGGTTGGGTCAAATATATAGGATCAAAAGAAGCATTAATGGCTGTGAGTTGTGCTATTTAAGTAATTAGTCTATGATAACGATGCTATCGCTAACAACAAGCTAACCCATGAGCTTGGATCTCCTGGTAAATCATTTCTTTAGCTTCTGTAAACCAAATTCATGCTGGAGTTGAGTTCATGTTGAGTCTCTTCTGAAATGTAGGTCAACCATTCTGTGATCTAcagaaaacccattaaaaatatagcattttataAATATCAATCAACATTTTACCTGACATGTGAATGCTTGTCTTTCTAAGTAACTGTCCAATAAAACgtctgaaaatataatttaaacaaTGGATCGTTACTGTTAGAAACTCTGGCCTTGTTAGTTTTCACACCTCCTGTGTTTAGCTATAGattgttgatccacttttctcctctctttctgtaagattttttaaattaactcctTGTGACCGACTAccttagaaacataaaaataacgtttatctttctctctacTAGAACGGTTGGAACAGCCGTTCAGGACTCAGACTGTAGACATGTTAATGCTGGatcagcagaaataaacagGCTGCATTTACTTCCTGCCCTCCATCTGCACTGCGTGACGTCGGCGCTACGTCATCTGAACCCAGCAATATTTACCTGTGTTTACCTGatgaaacacaatgaaaactgATCCCACAGAATCTGTTTACTGATCATTTCTGAATGTTTCCGTGGTCAAAAGGTTAATCTGTTGTTTCTTTCCCAGTGAAAGAAGATGTGAAGAACTCACACAATGCTGGAGACACAAGCTGTGTGTCCAGCAGACGGATCGTCCTGCAGACGTTGGTCCTCTCTGCTCTCAGCCTGATCATCTACTTCTAACATGAAGTTTAAACATCTCTGCTCTGCTActttcaatcatttatttacagataaacTTCAACTTTAAGCAGCTTCTCAACATTAGTCTAGTATTAAACTGCAGACATTACCATCCTCCACCTGTTACCGTTTTATCTCCATACAAGTTAAAACCTCCAGTCAATATTCTGAAGCCTGACAAGAAAACTTATCAGACCAGGACATGGAATCACAGCTGTCCAGTTTTATATCTGGTTTCTCCTCTACAGCTGGAGAATGTAGCCATTTAATGTCAGGACAGCTTGTTATGAGACAATCTATGAAAAGATGGGTCTCCTCCCTCTGTCGTCTCCCTGAGGAGGGACTCATAACAAACGGTCACAACATGGAGACAGTCtcaataaatatggaaaaatatactttttaaaaaagttacataccaCAGCTTGAAGGAGAAGGTCAAGAGTTCATGTAAACAACTGGAGCTGTTGTTGACAGAATCACCCttaagattatttatttatgaacataaatgttttaaaagaagtaacatttttcaaaatttgataTGTTTTTGTCCGTTGctgtcaaaaaatatttagctaatttttcatAGCAGACAAATATTTAGTGCAGCCGAGTTCctataaaatgcttttatttattggtaGCATCTGCTTGATGTAAGACTGGAacatgtcttcttcttcttcttcttcttcttcttcttcttcttcttcttcttcttcttcttctttaggccAATCAGCTTCAATGTTTATGAAGGAAGAACATTTATATTCAACttatgttattatttatgtttttatttatccattACTAAAAGACTGAAACTTGGTATTATTTCTGTTAGATATTGTTCCATACATTCTGTGGGGAAATGAGGAGCTTTTGAAGATGATGAATTATTATTTGATGAAACATCTATAGGTAACGAATAGTTACATACATGATGATGAGAGTCACTCCCAAAGGTTTATCTAGTGCATTCTACTCTACATCATAGAATAAAACTGGTCCGTTAAACtgattgaaatttaatttaaaaataaaattaaactgtaaCTCTTATTTTGTCTGTTATAACTCATTTCTGCCACAAGAGGGAGCCAGTTCACTATGACTGATGAGGTGATGCTTGCTTGGTTACTAGAATAGAGATCAAATTAGAAGTAATGTTTAGTGTTCAGGTAATATTTGACATCATCGTCTCCATGTGGATGTGATGCGTTCAGCAGGTTGCTGCTCTGTGAAGGTTAATATACTGATGTGTTGTCCAACCTGAGCTTTCTGACATCTGAAGATCATCTAAATGATGTGAGGTTTATGTAgcttttctggttgtttttggttcctTAATATTTGCTTCGATTTTTTTAGCTGCTTGCTAAGATTTTGTTGACTGATTATGTCCATAAATAAtggaatgacaaaaaaaatggactGTTTTTCTACTTTAGTTTTAAGATGATGGTTCCACATTCATCCGTTGTGCGTTGCAGATAAAAGGCCTTTCCAACCGAGGGCCTGGGCTGCAGATGCTAATGATGCTGGGTAGATGCTGAAGATGAAGCGCTTTGCTGAAGGGCAGCCGACCTGACAGGAGGAAGCAGGAACTGAACCCAGAACGTTCAGAATCTGAGCCACAATCATCTTAATCTGAGAGGTTTAGCAGCAGGTTTCCAATGTTGGGTTCAATTATTTTAGAGGATTTGATGAACTTTGTTGGCAGAACCGTTCCAGCCGGGTTTGAAGCCTTCTGGACCAAAAGCTGCAGGAAGCTGTTGAAGTTCATAACACAGAGCTGCTCGATCAGCTCCTCCATGTTCAGTCATGATAATCAGATAATATTAACCAAAAGAGCCGTTCGGGTCAAActacttctgtttttctccagtgTTGTTCCTAggaaccggttctggttctgttcgtCCTGCAGCAGGTTGCTCTGGTTCAGGTTTCTACTTGGCCCAGtcgtcctgcagctgctgctgtttttctatCATCTGTAGAAAAATTGACTGAAATGTTGTGGCCTAGTCCAAGCCCGGCCTGGTTCCTGGAGTGTGAATGACTTTCACTTCCGTGTTGTGAGCCGGTTCTGGTCTCAGTGACTCtgatcagacaggaagtggagatcagtctctctgctgcctcacagcagagcagcagcccGTCTGATGGATCTGCTGGGGacggttctgctgctggttctggtgggATCAGAGGCCCAGAACCTGGTGAATGTTACTGTAGAACTGGGTCAGGATGTGACTTTAAACTGCTCCTTTAACAGTAGTGACTTTTTCTGGTTCATGAAGATCCACAGCCAGTTCAGAGCAGAAATTGGACGTATTCGTTCTTCATCATCCCCTGTCTGCAGCTCTCCAGACTTTAAATCAAAGTTCTCCATGTCTGGAAACCAGCTGGTGATTAAAACCGTCTCTGCTGAGGACAGCAGGCTGTACTACTGTGGGATGAGGCAGAGCGATCAGATGGTTTACAAAGACACCTTCAGTCTATCAGGTGAGCAGCAAAGACTTTAAACTCAGCAGATTCATTAGTTTGGTTTTCTaagaaatgatgaaaacatggtGGTGAGTTGAACCTGAACTGAGACTCAGTGTCAGGTTTACCCAGGCTGGGAttattaacatgttttattattgaattaGTCTAAAGGAAATTGTACAACTGAGACGGTCAAGTCAAAGTAAATGTTTAGTGAATGTTGAACCTGGTGTTGAATGTTTAGTGgaacagattaaataaatatttgagatctgaaaaatgtttcctgcattttgaaactgtttatctgtgaaattaaatgttgattctgttccacaaaaaacaaaaagtcataaagAAAAGTGGGCCAACCAACCACTGAGCTCAGTGAACTGTTTGAAAGCAGGATGTGTGAATTAAATGAATTTGTGGTGAACTGATTGTTGTGAATTGTTGCTgcagaaatgatttaattgtttatttattaacagtTTTATTACTTACGTTCAGACCACAAAGTTTTATCTGCCCCTTAAATCTACTGACTTCCTTCAGTCGGTTTTCTTCTTAATCTTTTCTAAATTAGTTTGATACCATTCTAATTTACTTCCTCTTCAGTCGTCCCCTCGGTTCGTCCAACCACATCCATCCCATCCATCCCGTCCATCCCGTCCGTCCCCCGGTCATCAACCCCTCCCTGCCCCGCAACAGGGCGGTTCGTTCAGCCCGTCACGGCGGTTTCTCTGGGCCTCAATGCCGtcctgctggctgctgctgttggtAAGAAACTTTACAGCTTCCAGAACTTCAGCTTGAAAATTCAGTTTGGTTTCATTTGTTCACATCTCGGTAAAAACGGCAGCagctgtttgtaaagttacacaagaaaaaactaacagcaataatttgttttttagccTGTAGAACAAAACAGGGCTTCAATTTTTTCAAGATCCATTTTTCCatcagattatttatttgtaaaaaaaatacataaataatcaaaattaatatttaactaacaagcaaaatgttcagtttgcaaactaaatatttaacttactACCTCGATAGTTAAATATTTGCTACTTAGATTAATAAGCTAAATgttagtaagctaaatatttagtgtagATGTTCTAGTTGtgagctaactaaatattttattagcgtggtaaatatttttatttagattttagttttactttggagctaaatatttagtttacaactaataagctaaatatttagcttcaaactcaGTATTTAGTTAGTAAGCCCACTATTTAGTTAAAATATTAGTATGTattttgaaagctaaatatttagcttcaaactaaatatttagtttgctaactaGATATTTATTtgaggctaaatatttaaattgtgaactaaacatttagcctcaaataaaatctttaatttgaaactaaaactatgactttggaaaaaGAATCTCCTGTggaaattattaaacaaaaacctcagaagaaggaAGAATTATTTGGCAAATAAAATTCAGCAGAAACGAATCAGTTCTTTGGCCAGTTTAGGTTTTTATCAGTGACCTGAAGACGTTTCCTCTTCATCTCCaggtttaaaatgttgcataataataacaacaatacgGCTTTTCAGAACATTAAAGAAGCAACAATGGCAGTTGATTTAAAAGgatcaaattattttgaagaacAAAAGTCATGAAATATCAAACACCGTTGCTTTGATGTCTGAAAAACGttgaatgttttaatatttgatcaaaCACATCCTGgagtaaaaacatgaaaaaacatcaAGCAGTCGGTGAGTCAGGATTCGACTTGATGAGGtttttgttgggtttgtttaaatgtgactgactgactgactgaacgtccatctgcaggttttctttgtGTCTATATAAGGAGGAAcggcagctgcagctgctgctgcagggcgAAGGGCTCTGCAGCATACAACATGGAGAACGACGACATGCAGAGCCCACAGGTAACAACCAACCGACCAATCAAACAGTCTGAGAGACGATTTCACAGCTCAAGGTGTTGAAACCAGAGACTGTTGGTGGAACACCGCAACATTTTGATGTTCCGATGGTTCACCTGCTGCTgagatgctgctgcagcatcatAGGTCAGCCGTGTGGCAGCTTCACCGTTTACTGTCTGTAGAGGAACTGAGTGGGACAGAAACCACCAGCAGTCAGTAATCAGAGCCAGAGGTCAAGTAGACAGAAGACTACAGTTCATGGTCTGCTGGATGTGGATGGTACTCAGTCATATTCATCGACAGGATTAACGGCAATGAAATTTAAATCCAGCAGCGTCTTAATGATGTGTTTGTCCTCCAATGTGTTCAAACTACAGACCAGATTAGAGGTTTTTAAGGAACAGGTTTCCTCACAGCCATGTACTCTCTATCTATTTAAAGGGATAGTTGGTCCTCCTGTCCCTCTGGACGGTCCACCTGTCCAGAAGTAGTCTGGTCCACCTGTCCAGAGGTAGTCTGGTCCACCTGTCCAGAGGTAGTCTGGTCCACCTGTCCAGAGGTAGTCTGGTCCACCTGTCCAGAAGTAGTCTGGTCCACCTGTCCAGAGGTAGTCTGGTCCACCTGTCCAGAGGTAGTCTGGTCCACCTGTCCAGAGGTAGTCTGGTCCACCTGTCCAGAGGTAGTCTGGTCCACCTGTCCAGAGGTAGTCTGGTCCACCTGTCCAGAGGTAGTCTGGTCCCTGTGGGAAAACTCCATTTGTGCAGGGTGCTTCTCCAGATGTTTCAGCTCTTCCACAGATGTTCAACAGTAATTCAACCATGGCTCCAAAAAGtccaatgttttgtttttaggcgGTTTTCCCACTTCTCAGTCCAGtagacccggttctactggaaccagaactccaccatctgctccacctccagctgctgtggttctgagtcaaaccaacctgttcccctcctggcctgtgggggcgctgcaccaagaaccactgaaggaaacgacacaaaacctctgaagacactgagagcaacttcctgtttcaccagatgaaaacaagatggagggttttagtgttggaggatttctctttagtctttggctgaagaccaggagccatttctgctgctagcgctaggctagcacgctagctttggttgtttttacccagaatgccctgcgctgtaacCCACTTCCTTCATTTGGAGCGGGCTCCGGTCCAactggcgttcacattcaaaccaaaccagagttcagttcaaccgaacccagaccgaggtttggaggaccagaggtcagaggtcaattagCATCCACACCGCATGAACCGAACCGGACTCTATAAGCAAACTGACTGGAGTTGGTTTAAACTGGACTGAACAGGGCTGGTGCAACGTTTactgtgtgttttgggtcattatCTGGAGCAGCCATGTCTAGTTTCACTGTTAATAACTATAAATAATTCCTTAGAAATAAAGATAAGAAATGATCAGGTtgagaaaacattaaagcagTTCAGTCtgagacatttataaatgatatgggttcagttttaaataatacacaaaagtttatttacaaaaagaattCAAACTTacatttaaacactttaatCAACAACTCACTAAACTAATAACTCAACTAATCTACTGAGAAAACGATCAACCATCTCGGTGTCTCGTTTCAGTACGAGGAGATCCAGCTGCCCCCCACTCCGGTTCCGGTTCGGGTTTCATCAGAATGCATCTACTACAAAGCTCAACATCCCAACTCCAAGATGCGTCAATACTGAGTCACACCTGGACAGGTGAGCCGGTCTGAAGGGAGTCCAGGAAGTCCAGCTTCCTGCTTCTGGACGCTATGAACTCTGGGAAATGACCGCTGGCCGAAGGAGTCTGAGCCGCTGATATTGTGTATGTGAGAGTATTTAttagtttctgttttagttCCTGTTTCCTGTGATTTGTTTTGGGCGGCAGtgataataaaaacaggatgTCTAAATATGATCAGCGCTGGTTTTCTGTCCGACTGAAGGACCGCAGCGACGGGCCAAAAGCTGCTTGCTGATTGGCTAGAAGCCCCACCTGGAGGACACACGGTGTCATGACAACCAGACCGAACAGGAACAGCAACGTGATAACCATTGTGGTGGATTTAATACAAAGTTACAACACACTTATGAGAAAATACTTGTGGGTGAGAAACGGGGCAGAGCTTAGAGAAAGTCAACAATGAATTAATAACTTTATTGTTGTttaataaacagagaaaatcaataaaccaAAGAGGCTGACAGGAAATAATCATTAATgtttaaggaaatatttaataaaacgtGAGAATAATCAAAGGAAGTGAGACTCAAACTAAAACGTGACGAGTTGTGAGTTTAGtagatgttgttgttgttgtttagctTTAGCTAAACATAAAGCTAATGATAAACGTTATGGTTTATTATTAGCTAATGATAAACGTTATGGTTTATTATTAGCTATAGCTTCAGAAAACTCGACCCTATACATCCTGTTATGACTGAGGTTATTAATCTTGGTGAAACGTTCAGTAGATGAAGATCTGAGCGCAGTCAGTGGGGGATGGTACAGAACCTTCTGCCTGGCTCCAGTACCGCTCACTggacccaacagaaccagaaccttcatGCATGAAACACAAACCAACGTTAGCTCACTGCTGCAAACGGCAGCTTAAGAAAGTCACTACTCGCCTCTCATAGACGTTTTccttcatttattattattattttatttttgtctcagaGCTTATTATATGAGGTCAAAGGTTGTTGAgtttcatttacatttagacaataaaagattaaaatatctGAGGTGTTTAGTTGAGTTTTGGGTCTTTGTGGTTTAATGTCTGCTGCACATCAACCTCCATGTTTTACATGCCGAGCTGCGTTTTGGTTTCTGTGCATTGCAACATTGACTGTACACATGAGTCTGTTGGTGTCTGGCAGGTTAGCCTGAACCCAAAGAAGACCACATCAGAACCGGAGCTGCAGAACGTCCTCCTAACACGAAGGCACCGAGCTGAGATCTTTATCTCTCCTTCCAGACTGAGTCACTCTgatgcagcagaaacaaaataaagaagtgATAGTTTGGATGTTTACATGGATCATC
This genomic window from Xiphophorus couchianus chromosome 24, X_couchianus-1.0, whole genome shotgun sequence contains:
- the LOC114140628 gene encoding uncharacterized protein LOC114140628 isoform X1 translates to MDLLGTVLLLVLVGSEAQNLVNVTVELGQDVTLNCSFNSSDFFWFMKIHSQFRAEIGRIRSSSSPVCSSPDFKSKFSMSGNQLVIKTVSAEDSRLYYCGMRQSDQMVYKDTFSLSVVPSVRPTTSIPSIPSIPSVPRSSTPPCPATGRFVQPVTAVSLGLNAVLLAAAVGFLCVYIRRNGSCSCCCRAKGSAAYNMENDDMQSPQYEEIQLPPTPVPVRVSSECIYYKAQHPNSKMRQY
- the LOC114140628 gene encoding CD276 antigen homolog isoform X3; translation: MKLHIKRIQICIFILLHSVICLDVKGFVGKSVLLPCSYNSSKKVNVFWRDRHNNVLLDIKDGSEDLTYQDQSYKGRVSSFPTEYQNKNYSITLKNLKENDTGTYECNINFDGEEITNHIKLEERLEQPFRTQTVDMLMLDQQK